The Syntrophorhabdaceae bacterium genome has a segment encoding these proteins:
- a CDS encoding acetate--CoA ligase family protein has protein sequence MNSMKSMFFPDTVAIIGVSNSPANNGKIIVENMDRFGFKGTLYLVGGRRDFLGARPIYSGIREIPVVPDLTVILIPARGLRETLEECGEKGIRQVVIETGGFSEFGEERKGLEEEILKVAHKWGMQIIGPNCVGIVNVENGLILPFYPLYPHEAEKGPVSVVSQSGGLVHDIIILSNTENVGVNKLVSIGNKLVCDENDILEYLISDPTTDMIGLYLENIRDGRRLMDLAASTAKPLILLKSNRSPGSTHIAKFHTSALAGDDRVGDEALKQAGIIRVGNLPEMVNCFKAFTLPPLKGRRLAVMARSGGHAVLAADSVYLHGFTLASFSDEFFGMLSEKTRAGVIRRTNPLDLGDVFDFNVYMEITEKALKEEGVDGVLLLHSYALGGDLEPTLNYIASCGSLTRKYGKPIIFCTVPHREHLLTLREVKEFPIFNQVDDALAAVWKAYLHHRSIEEASSGRDRVRYKEGRALPPRLPEGVMAPAEVFELLKNFDLQVVDYKVADGLESGIKAARELGYPVALKTASPNILHKTEKGGVLLNLVDEPALSLAFGSMEADSYLLQKMAPTGLEIIIGGKYDSEFGPVVLCGMGGIFVEVYKDVSLRVAPVDEKGAREMIESLKGAPILTGFRGRPGYDLEYLVTALVRVSTLLVSHPEIGALDINPLILFEEGKGGVIVDGKIEVR, from the coding sequence CTCTCTACCTGGTAGGGGGAAGAAGGGATTTTTTGGGGGCAAGGCCAATATATTCGGGGATCCGCGAAATTCCGGTAGTGCCCGACCTGACCGTAATCCTGATCCCTGCCCGTGGATTGAGGGAGACCCTGGAGGAGTGCGGGGAAAAAGGCATACGGCAGGTGGTGATTGAAACCGGGGGATTCTCTGAATTCGGCGAGGAGCGCAAGGGCCTGGAAGAGGAGATCCTGAAGGTCGCGCATAAATGGGGCATGCAGATCATAGGTCCGAATTGCGTGGGAATTGTCAATGTGGAAAACGGGCTTATCCTGCCTTTTTACCCCCTCTATCCCCATGAAGCGGAAAAAGGACCGGTCTCCGTGGTGAGCCAGAGTGGAGGGCTCGTCCATGACATTATTATCCTCAGCAATACGGAAAATGTAGGGGTGAATAAGCTTGTAAGTATCGGAAATAAGCTTGTCTGCGATGAAAACGATATTCTCGAATACCTCATTTCCGATCCGACCACCGATATGATAGGCCTCTATCTCGAAAACATCAGGGACGGGAGGAGGCTTATGGATCTGGCAGCCTCCACCGCAAAACCATTGATACTTCTCAAATCGAACAGGAGTCCGGGCAGCACGCATATTGCCAAATTCCACACGTCCGCCCTGGCCGGAGACGACAGAGTGGGAGATGAGGCGTTGAAACAGGCCGGTATTATTCGGGTGGGAAACCTGCCGGAAATGGTGAACTGCTTCAAGGCTTTTACCCTGCCCCCCCTTAAAGGGCGAAGGCTCGCCGTAATGGCCCGCTCCGGAGGACATGCCGTTTTGGCCGCCGATAGCGTCTACCTTCACGGTTTCACCCTCGCCTCTTTCTCGGACGAGTTTTTCGGGATGCTCTCCGAAAAGACCAGGGCAGGGGTAATACGAAGGACAAACCCTCTCGACCTGGGGGATGTATTCGATTTTAACGTGTATATGGAGATTACGGAAAAGGCCCTGAAAGAGGAGGGCGTCGACGGGGTCCTCTTGCTCCATTCCTATGCCCTCGGAGGCGATCTCGAGCCGACCCTCAACTATATCGCGAGCTGTGGTTCCCTGACAAGAAAGTACGGCAAACCGATCATCTTCTGTACCGTGCCCCATCGGGAGCACCTGCTTACCCTGAGAGAGGTAAAAGAATTCCCCATATTCAACCAGGTGGATGACGCCCTTGCCGCAGTTTGGAAGGCATACCTCCATCATCGGTCTATCGAAGAGGCATCATCGGGCCGTGACAGGGTGCGATACAAGGAAGGGCGGGCCTTGCCTCCCCGTCTGCCCGAAGGGGTGATGGCGCCCGCAGAAGTATTCGAGCTTCTCAAAAATTTTGATCTTCAGGTTGTGGATTATAAGGTGGCGGATGGCCTTGAGTCGGGGATCAAAGCTGCCCGCGAGCTGGGCTATCCGGTGGCGCTGAAAACAGCTTCCCCGAATATCCTCCACAAGACGGAAAAAGGCGGGGTTCTCCTTAACCTGGTGGATGAGCCTGCCCTTTCACTCGCATTCGGCAGTATGGAGGCGGACTCGTACCTCCTTCAGAAAATGGCGCCAACCGGTCTGGAAATAATCATAGGGGGAAAATACGACTCTGAATTCGGGCCCGTAGTATTGTGCGGAATGGGCGGCATATTTGTAGAGGTTTACAAGGACGTCTCCCTGCGGGTTGCCCCTGTCGATGAAAAAGGGGCACGGGAGATGATCGAATCGCTCAAGGGCGCGCCGATCCTCACGGGCTTCAGGGGAAGGCCGGGGTATGACCTGGAATACCTTGTGACGGCCCTCGTCCGTGTCTCGACGCTCCTGGTCAGTCATCCCGAGATCGGGGCGCTGGACATTAACCCCCTCATATTATTCGAAGAAGGGAAGGGAGGGGTGATAGTGGACGGGAAGATCGAGGTCCGATAA
- a CDS encoding 3-oxoacyl-[acyl-carrier-protein] synthase III C-terminal domain-containing protein, with protein MSVEAVKAALDRLPYPIRDIDLIVGATYTPYDTVGTLAHAVQSGFDISKARAISVSSACSSFLNALEIVEGYFATHKARKALVIAAEHNSAYSDDSDGQSGHLWGDGAAAVFVSKERYGNDGLEILDIHTAGLGHVGKGPEAVYLRPNEGGLKMPHGRDIFVHATKYMVSEMESLLARNHVALEDVTYLIPHQANMRIINHITQSLALRDNQVIINIEDAGNTGSASTAIALSQNWDRFNTGDFIAITVFGGGYSSGAMLLRK; from the coding sequence ATGTCCGTTGAGGCGGTGAAAGCCGCGCTCGACAGGCTTCCCTATCCGATCAGGGATATCGATCTTATCGTGGGCGCCACTTATACGCCTTACGATACCGTCGGTACCCTCGCCCATGCGGTGCAGAGCGGTTTTGATATTTCGAAGGCACGGGCGATCTCCGTATCTTCCGCCTGCTCTTCTTTTCTGAACGCCCTGGAGATCGTGGAAGGGTATTTCGCCACCCATAAGGCACGAAAGGCCCTTGTAATCGCGGCGGAGCATAACAGCGCCTACAGCGACGACAGCGACGGCCAATCGGGCCATCTGTGGGGTGACGGCGCCGCTGCGGTCTTTGTCTCAAAAGAACGGTACGGAAACGACGGCCTTGAAATACTCGATATTCATACCGCGGGACTGGGGCATGTGGGAAAGGGTCCCGAAGCAGTCTATCTGCGACCCAATGAGGGGGGGCTGAAGATGCCCCACGGTCGGGATATCTTCGTCCACGCCACGAAATATATGGTATCTGAAATGGAGAGCCTCCTGGCGCGGAACCATGTCGCCCTCGAGGATGTGACCTACCTCATACCCCATCAGGCGAATATGAGGATCATCAATCACATTACCCAAAGCCTTGCATTGCGGGATAACCAGGTAATAATAAATATCGAAGACGCCGGAAACACGGGTTCTGCAAGCACGGCCATAGCGCTGTCCCAGAACTGGGATCGCTTTAATACGGGGGATTTTATTGCAATCACCGTATTCGGAGGCGGGTATTCGAGCGGTGCAATGCTCCTGAGGAAGTAA
- a CDS encoding ATP-binding cassette domain-containing protein, with protein sequence MKVLEIKNATVYRGDVPVFRQLSLEIEAGRSTAILGPNGAGKSTLLKLLTREIYPVQERGSWVKVLGHGLWNVWDIRSHLGIVSSDLQGEYLGDAEGFAVLLSGLYSSIGIWDHQKFTLADRERAEELLRTLGAWDCRKKLFSRMSTGEQRRLLLGRALISDPDILVLDEPTSGLDLKASFQYLDMIETLINSGKTVVLVTHHVHEIPPSILRVLLLKKGKVVRDGAKDEVLTSRNLTSLFDIPVEVIEVNGFFQALPGRA encoded by the coding sequence ATGAAAGTGCTGGAGATAAAGAATGCCACTGTGTACCGCGGCGATGTTCCGGTTTTCAGGCAATTGTCCCTCGAAATAGAAGCCGGGCGGAGCACCGCTATTCTCGGGCCTAACGGTGCGGGTAAGTCTACCCTCCTCAAGCTCCTGACCAGGGAGATCTACCCTGTACAGGAGCGGGGCAGCTGGGTGAAAGTGCTCGGCCACGGGCTCTGGAATGTGTGGGATATCCGCTCCCATCTCGGGATCGTATCGTCCGATCTGCAGGGGGAATATTTAGGTGATGCGGAAGGTTTTGCCGTGCTCCTATCCGGCCTTTATTCGAGCATCGGCATCTGGGACCATCAGAAGTTCACCCTCGCCGACCGGGAGCGTGCCGAAGAGCTGCTTCGTACCCTCGGGGCATGGGATTGCCGGAAGAAGCTCTTTTCCCGCATGTCCACGGGAGAGCAGCGCAGGCTCCTCCTCGGCCGTGCATTGATCAGCGACCCCGATATACTGGTTCTCGACGAACCGACCAGCGGTCTCGATCTCAAGGCATCATTCCAGTACCTGGACATGATCGAGACACTCATCAATTCCGGGAAAACGGTGGTCCTCGTGACCCACCACGTCCACGAGATCCCCCCTTCCATTTTGCGCGTACTATTGCTCAAGAAAGGCAAAGTTGTGCGCGACGGGGCAAAGGACGAAGTGCTTACAAGCCGTAATCTTACAAGCCTCTTCGACATACCGGTTGAGGTCATAGAGGTGAACGGCTTTTTTCAGGCCCTGCCCGGACGCGCCTGA
- a CDS encoding phosphoenolpyruvate carboxykinase (GTP): MATAVEQWVEEQARLTKPDKIYWVQGTENEMRDLIKVGIETEKTGFHHTFQELNEKAFANSYLHRSHPNDVARTEQLTFVCTPSKDEAGPNNNWMEPAKAKEMVSAIFDGCMKGRTLYVIPYMMGHPDSPYAKPCIQVTDSIYVVVSMYIMTRVGNATIKRIGDSTAFVKGLHSIADLNPERRYVMHFPQEDLVMSIGSGYGGNALLGKKCFSLRIASYQGRTEGWLAEHMIIMGVEDEKTGETVYILGSFPSACGKTNLAMIDPILKGYKVTTLGDDIAWINVGADGRLYAINPEAGFFGVAPGTSDKTNPQMIKTLKAGISYPTLFTNTGLDLDTNSPWWEGLSDIPPRNMLDWQGNPWDAASGKVAAHPNSRFTVAARNCPTLSPEFDNPGGVPISAILFGGRRSDTVPLVSESFDWNHGVFKASSLGSETTTAAAGQVGVVRRDPMAMLPFCGYNMADYFAHWMKIGGRLKNPPKMFFVNWFKKDKEGRFIWPGFRDNFRVIKWMMDRVKGVAEARKTPLGLLPNPSDLDLSGLNLSQEVIDTLFEFKKDDWKREADGIEEFYARFGGRIPREMVEHLAKLRQGLE; the protein is encoded by the coding sequence ATGGCAACAGCCGTCGAGCAGTGGGTCGAAGAGCAGGCAAGGCTTACCAAGCCGGATAAAATTTACTGGGTCCAGGGCACTGAAAATGAGATGCGGGATCTCATTAAAGTGGGAATCGAGACGGAGAAGACAGGTTTTCACCATACCTTTCAGGAGCTGAACGAAAAGGCGTTTGCCAACTCCTATCTCCACCGGAGCCACCCGAATGATGTGGCGAGGACCGAGCAGCTCACCTTCGTCTGCACACCCTCCAAAGATGAGGCAGGACCCAATAATAACTGGATGGAGCCGGCGAAGGCAAAAGAGATGGTGAGTGCCATCTTCGACGGGTGCATGAAAGGGCGCACCCTTTACGTGATCCCTTACATGATGGGCCATCCTGATTCTCCTTACGCGAAGCCGTGCATCCAGGTCACCGATTCCATTTACGTGGTCGTAAGCATGTACATCATGACGCGGGTCGGGAATGCCACCATCAAGCGGATCGGAGATTCCACGGCCTTCGTAAAAGGTCTCCACTCGATCGCAGACTTGAACCCTGAGAGGCGCTACGTCATGCATTTCCCTCAGGAGGACCTCGTAATGAGCATCGGCTCGGGGTACGGCGGAAACGCCCTTCTGGGCAAGAAGTGTTTTTCCCTCAGGATCGCCTCTTACCAGGGGAGGACCGAGGGGTGGCTGGCGGAGCATATGATCATTATGGGTGTGGAAGATGAGAAGACCGGAGAGACGGTGTATATCCTCGGATCTTTTCCTTCTGCCTGCGGCAAAACGAACCTCGCCATGATTGACCCTATTCTCAAGGGCTACAAGGTCACCACTTTAGGGGATGATATCGCGTGGATCAACGTAGGCGCCGACGGCAGGCTTTATGCCATCAATCCCGAGGCCGGCTTCTTCGGCGTTGCCCCGGGGACCTCGGACAAAACGAATCCCCAGATGATAAAGACCCTTAAGGCGGGTATATCATACCCCACGCTCTTCACCAACACGGGACTCGACCTCGATACGAATTCTCCCTGGTGGGAAGGTCTCAGCGACATCCCCCCCCGCAACATGCTCGATTGGCAGGGTAATCCCTGGGATGCCGCGTCCGGAAAAGTAGCGGCCCACCCCAATTCCCGTTTTACGGTAGCTGCCCGCAATTGCCCGACCCTGTCGCCGGAGTTCGACAACCCGGGCGGCGTTCCCATCTCCGCGATCCTCTTCGGCGGAAGACGGTCCGATACTGTGCCCCTGGTCTCGGAGAGTTTCGATTGGAACCACGGCGTTTTCAAGGCCTCCTCTCTCGGCTCGGAGACCACCACCGCCGCTGCCGGCCAGGTGGGCGTGGTCAGGCGTGATCCCATGGCTATGCTCCCCTTTTGCGGGTACAATATGGCCGATTATTTTGCCCATTGGATGAAGATAGGCGGCAGACTAAAGAATCCGCCGAAGATGTTTTTCGTAAACTGGTTTAAGAAGGACAAAGAGGGCCGCTTTATCTGGCCCGGGTTCAGGGATAATTTCCGTGTTATAAAATGGATGATGGACAGGGTGAAGGGTGTGGCGGAAGCGAGAAAAACTCCTCTCGGCCTGCTCCCGAACCCTTCCGACCTCGATTTGTCGGGTCTTAATCTCTCGCAAGAGGTAATCGATACACTCTTTGAGTTCAAAAAGGATGACTGGAAGAGGGAAGCTGATGGGATCGAGGAGTTCTATGCCCGATTCGGCGGTAGAATACCCCGGGAGATGGTGGAGCACCTTGCGAAGCTGAGACAGGGCCTGGAGTAG
- a CDS encoding CBS domain-containing protein, whose translation MKTTVSQILERKGNEVWTVTLDTIVYKALMLMQEKGIGAVVVLGEQGSPAGILSERDYARKVILDGRSSKETEAREIMVRDLYVVFPSTTVDECISLMTEKRIRHLPVLDHGKLAGLVSMGDVVKAIVREQRLEIETLNKHIKRT comes from the coding sequence GTGAAAACAACGGTGAGTCAGATTCTCGAGCGAAAGGGAAACGAGGTGTGGACCGTCACCCTTGATACTATCGTATATAAGGCGCTCATGTTGATGCAGGAAAAGGGAATAGGGGCCGTAGTCGTGCTTGGGGAACAGGGCAGCCCCGCGGGAATTCTCTCGGAGCGGGATTATGCGCGAAAGGTTATACTCGACGGGAGGTCATCGAAAGAGACCGAGGCAAGAGAGATTATGGTGAGAGACCTTTACGTGGTCTTTCCCTCCACCACCGTCGACGAGTGCATCTCTCTCATGACGGAGAAGCGGATCAGGCATCTTCCGGTACTCGATCACGGCAAGCTCGCCGGACTGGTCTCCATGGGCGATGTAGTAAAGGCAATCGTCCGGGAACAGCGCCTGGAGATCGAAACCTTGAATAAGCACATAAAGAGAACGTGA
- the carB gene encoding carbamoyl-phosphate synthase large subunit, translating into MPKRTDIKSVLIIGSGPIVIGQACEFDYSGSQACKALREEGYRVILVNSNPATIMTDPDMADRVYVEPLIPEILEEIIKKERPDTILPTIGGQTGLNLATILSERGILGRYNVELIGADYAAIRKAEDREEFKAAMERINLEVPRSGLAHNMKDAKKVTKEIGFPLIIRPSYTLGGTGASVAYNIEEFESLAQRGLESSMISEILIEESVIGWKEYELEVMRDKNDNVVIICSIENFDPMGVHTGDSITVAPAQTLTDKEYHNMRDASIRIIREIGVETGGSNIQFAVNPATGRMVVIEMNPRVSRSSALASKATGFPIAKIAAKLAVGYTLDEIPNDITKKTPASFEPTIDYCVVKIPRFTFEKFRGADETLTVSMKSVGEAMAIGRTFKEALQKGLRSLETGVFGLNDDRLPGIDDHEWIKQKLIRPNKDRVFYIRHAIRLGFDIDEINAISGIDRWFLKNIEDIVTFERELELYRKELPLFSDSRQVLSEELMIKAKKFGFSDRQLGAILGHSEEEVRAWRLGKGIRSVFKLVDTCAAEFEAYTPYYYSTYEIEDESRESTKEKIMILGGGPNRIGQGIEFDYCCVHAAFALKDLGYETIMVNSNPETVSTDYDTSDKLYFEPLTYENVLDIIQKEKPAGVIVQFGGQTPLNLAVSLQKAGAPIIGTTPESIDVAEDRDKFKTMLQKLRLTQPENGIAVSFNEAQEVANTIGYPVVVRPSYVLGGRAMEIVYDETDLKSFMIKAAEASPDRPILIDKFLEDALEIDVDAVSDGETCVVAGIMEHIEEAGIHSGDSACALPPYSLDDAVIERIKKDTYMLAKELHVIGLMNIQYAVKNDVVYVLEVNPRASRTIPFVSKATGIQWAKVAAKLMVGMKLKDLGITKEIEITHVAVKESVFPFNKFAGVDTILGPEMKSTGEVMGIDVNFGAAFWKAQLGAGQDLPSEGNVFVSVKNKDKRNVIFITKKLSDLGFRIYATRGTGKVLANNGIEVKFVHKVSEGRPHIVDMIKNGEINFIINTPSGRNPKQDEVLIRSGAVQYKIPYTTTLSGAQAVVNAIECMKKEKLQVRALQDYYP; encoded by the coding sequence ATGCCTAAGAGAACAGATATCAAGAGCGTCCTCATTATAGGATCGGGACCCATCGTAATCGGCCAGGCGTGCGAGTTCGACTACTCGGGCAGTCAGGCATGCAAGGCGCTGAGGGAAGAAGGGTACCGGGTGATTCTCGTAAACAGTAACCCCGCGACCATCATGACCGATCCTGATATGGCCGACAGGGTATATGTTGAGCCCCTTATCCCCGAGATACTCGAAGAGATTATAAAAAAGGAGAGACCCGACACCATTCTGCCCACCATAGGCGGACAGACCGGCCTCAATCTCGCCACAATTCTCTCTGAACGGGGCATCCTCGGCCGTTATAATGTTGAGCTTATCGGGGCCGATTATGCGGCCATCAGAAAAGCCGAAGACCGCGAAGAGTTCAAGGCGGCAATGGAAAGAATCAACCTGGAGGTGCCGAGAAGCGGCCTTGCCCATAACATGAAGGACGCCAAAAAGGTAACTAAAGAAATCGGCTTCCCCCTCATCATCCGGCCGAGCTATACCCTGGGCGGCACCGGCGCATCGGTGGCATATAATATCGAAGAGTTTGAATCCCTCGCCCAAAGAGGCCTCGAAAGCAGCATGATCAGCGAGATCCTCATCGAGGAGTCCGTGATCGGCTGGAAGGAATATGAGCTCGAGGTCATGAGGGACAAGAACGACAATGTGGTCATCATCTGCTCCATAGAGAATTTTGACCCCATGGGCGTCCATACAGGCGACAGCATTACCGTGGCCCCGGCCCAGACCTTGACCGATAAGGAATATCATAACATGCGCGATGCCTCCATCCGCATTATCAGGGAAATAGGCGTTGAGACCGGGGGCTCCAACATCCAGTTCGCTGTAAACCCTGCAACAGGAAGGATGGTGGTGATCGAGATGAACCCGAGGGTATCGAGAAGCTCCGCCCTCGCGTCAAAGGCAACCGGCTTCCCTATCGCAAAGATTGCCGCAAAGCTCGCTGTCGGCTATACCCTTGACGAGATACCCAACGACATCACAAAAAAGACCCCTGCCTCCTTCGAGCCCACGATCGATTACTGCGTGGTCAAGATACCGCGCTTCACCTTCGAAAAATTCAGGGGCGCAGACGAGACCCTCACGGTTTCCATGAAATCGGTGGGAGAGGCAATGGCCATCGGAAGGACTTTCAAGGAGGCCCTGCAGAAGGGATTAAGATCGCTTGAAACAGGGGTCTTCGGTCTGAATGACGACCGCCTGCCCGGCATCGACGACCATGAGTGGATAAAACAGAAGCTTATCAGGCCCAACAAAGACCGTGTTTTTTATATACGCCATGCGATCCGCCTGGGCTTCGATATCGATGAGATAAATGCGATCTCCGGCATCGACCGATGGTTTCTCAAGAACATCGAGGACATCGTCACCTTTGAGCGGGAGTTGGAGCTCTACCGAAAAGAGCTGCCCCTCTTTTCCGATTCCAGGCAGGTCCTCTCGGAAGAACTGATGATAAAGGCAAAGAAGTTCGGATTCTCAGACCGCCAATTGGGCGCCATCCTGGGCCATTCGGAGGAAGAGGTGCGGGCATGGAGACTCGGCAAAGGCATACGGAGCGTCTTTAAGCTCGTCGATACCTGCGCCGCTGAATTCGAGGCCTATACCCCTTATTATTACTCCACCTATGAGATCGAAGACGAGTCAAGGGAGTCGACCAAAGAAAAGATCATGATCCTGGGGGGCGGTCCCAACCGGATCGGTCAGGGCATAGAGTTCGACTACTGCTGCGTCCATGCCGCCTTCGCCCTGAAAGACCTGGGTTATGAGACCATAATGGTGAACAGTAACCCCGAGACGGTGAGTACCGACTACGATACCTCCGATAAGCTCTATTTCGAGCCTCTCACCTACGAAAACGTGCTGGATATCATTCAGAAAGAAAAACCTGCGGGAGTGATCGTCCAGTTCGGCGGCCAGACTCCCCTCAATCTCGCCGTCTCGCTCCAGAAGGCAGGCGCCCCGATCATCGGCACCACGCCCGAAAGTATCGACGTCGCCGAAGACAGGGACAAATTCAAGACCATGCTCCAGAAGCTCCGCCTGACCCAACCGGAGAACGGCATCGCCGTCAGCTTTAATGAGGCACAAGAGGTGGCCAACACCATCGGCTATCCCGTGGTAGTGAGACCTTCATATGTTTTGGGCGGAAGAGCCATGGAGATCGTGTACGATGAGACGGACCTCAAATCATTCATGATAAAAGCCGCCGAAGCGTCGCCGGACCGCCCCATACTGATCGACAAGTTCCTCGAAGACGCTCTCGAAATCGACGTGGATGCCGTTTCTGACGGCGAAACGTGCGTGGTTGCAGGGATCATGGAGCATATCGAGGAAGCGGGCATCCATTCGGGCGACAGCGCCTGCGCCCTTCCCCCTTACTCTCTGGATGATGCGGTCATAGAGAGGATAAAGAAGGATACTTACATGCTCGCGAAGGAGCTTCATGTCATCGGGCTCATGAATATCCAATATGCGGTCAAGAACGATGTCGTCTATGTGCTCGAGGTAAATCCCAGGGCCAGCCGGACCATCCCCTTCGTAAGCAAGGCCACGGGCATACAGTGGGCCAAGGTGGCTGCCAAACTGATGGTGGGCATGAAGCTCAAGGACCTCGGCATCACGAAAGAAATCGAGATCACCCACGTGGCGGTGAAAGAATCGGTCTTTCCCTTTAACAAGTTTGCGGGTGTCGATACGATCCTCGGTCCCGAGATGAAGTCTACGGGAGAGGTAATGGGCATCGACGTGAACTTCGGGGCCGCCTTCTGGAAGGCCCAGCTCGGGGCCGGCCAGGACCTCCCGTCCGAGGGAAACGTCTTCGTGAGCGTCAAGAACAAAGATAAAAGAAACGTCATATTCATTACCAAGAAACTCTCCGACCTCGGTTTCCGTATCTATGCCACAAGGGGCACGGGAAAGGTGTTGGCGAACAATGGGATTGAAGTGAAGTTCGTCCACAAGGTTTCCGAAGGAAGACCTCACATAGTCGACATGATCAAGAACGGTGAGATCAACTTCATCATCAACACGCCGAGCGGCAGAAATCCGAAACAGGATGAAGTCCTTATACGGTCCGGAGCGGTGCAGTATAAAATACCCTACACCACCACGCTCTCAGGCGCCCAGGCGGTAGTGAACGCCATAGAGTGCATGAAAAAGGAGAAGCTCCAGGTAAGGGCATTACAGGATTATTACCCGTAA
- the carA gene encoding glutamine-hydrolyzing carbamoyl-phosphate synthase small subunit: protein MKALIALEDGTIFEGRAFGAEGEKEGEVVFNTSMTGYQEIMTDPSYKGQIVTMTYPLIGNYGVNAEDVESDIPKIEGFIAREFSRLTSNHRAEDDLSNYFKEHGITAIEEIDTRALTKHLRVKGAMRGIISTLDLNPESLIEKARTSRSIVGRDLVREVTCKTPYVFGEDSGDLRCVVMDYGVKANIPKMLKNEGCHVTVAPADMKAEDILAMAPDGILLSNGPGDPEAVTYAIEEIRKLLGKVPLFGICLGQQLLGLAYGGVTYKLKFGHRGANQPIKDLKTGRVHIASENHGFAVDVNSIKDQPVRVTHVNLNDNTVEGIEHEVYPIFSVQFHPEASPGPHDCYGLFRKFRDMMESFKKEKYA, encoded by the coding sequence ATGAAGGCGCTCATTGCACTTGAAGACGGCACCATATTCGAAGGCAGGGCCTTTGGCGCGGAAGGCGAGAAGGAAGGCGAAGTCGTCTTCAACACGAGCATGACAGGATATCAGGAGATCATGACCGACCCGTCCTATAAAGGGCAGATCGTCACCATGACCTATCCTCTTATCGGCAACTATGGAGTGAACGCCGAGGATGTGGAATCGGACATCCCCAAGATCGAAGGGTTTATTGCCCGTGAATTCAGCAGGCTCACGAGCAATCACAGGGCCGAGGACGATTTATCAAATTATTTCAAAGAACACGGCATCACAGCCATCGAAGAGATCGATACGAGGGCCCTGACAAAGCACCTGAGGGTAAAAGGAGCCATGAGAGGCATCATCTCCACTCTCGATCTCAATCCTGAGAGTCTCATCGAGAAAGCCCGCACTTCCAGGAGCATCGTGGGCAGGGACCTCGTGCGGGAAGTGACATGCAAGACGCCTTACGTATTCGGCGAAGATTCAGGCGACCTCAGGTGCGTGGTCATGGATTACGGGGTGAAAGCCAATATTCCGAAAATGCTCAAGAACGAAGGTTGCCATGTCACGGTAGCGCCGGCCGATATGAAGGCGGAGGATATTCTGGCCATGGCGCCTGACGGCATCCTCCTGTCCAATGGTCCCGGCGATCCCGAAGCAGTCACCTACGCGATCGAGGAGATAAGGAAACTTCTCGGAAAGGTCCCCCTCTTCGGTATCTGCCTGGGTCAGCAACTCCTCGGCCTCGCCTACGGCGGCGTCACCTATAAGCTGAAATTCGGACACAGGGGAGCCAATCAACCCATAAAAGACCTCAAGACCGGCAGGGTCCATATCGCCTCGGAGAATCATGGCTTCGCGGTCGACGTGAATTCCATAAAAGACCAGCCCGTGAGGGTGACCCATGTCAATCTTAACGATAATACGGTAGAGGGGATTGAGCACGAGGTGTATCCGATATTTTCCGTTCAGTTTCATCCCGAAGCCTCTCCCGGACCCCATGATTGCTATGGCTTATTCAGAAAATTCAGAGATATGATGGAATCATTCAAGAAGGAGAAGTATGCCTAA
- a CDS encoding reductive dehalogenase domain-containing protein, translating into MIKEEKNAVIEYLSRFDVDVFGIADFSKYDKEVVDLPDDVRSLYPFAISFGMVLSRGVLETVRKGPNPLYLHHYRQANSRLDRIAYLLSREIERAGYRSLPLGASQVVDWRNQKAHLSHKHVGVLAGLGWIGRNNLLVHPSFGSHLRYNTVLTDMPLEASVPLDEGCGNCRACAEVCPAGAIKDDPVQFDHMGCYHMITELKNKRNIGHHICGICVEACKGVR; encoded by the coding sequence ATGATCAAAGAGGAGAAGAACGCCGTCATCGAATATCTCTCACGATTCGATGTGGATGTTTTCGGAATTGCAGATTTTTCCAAATATGACAAGGAGGTCGTGGATCTCCCTGATGACGTGCGCTCCCTTTATCCCTTTGCCATATCTTTCGGCATGGTTCTATCGCGGGGGGTGCTGGAGACGGTGCGGAAAGGACCCAATCCCCTCTATCTCCACCATTACCGCCAGGCAAACAGCCGCCTCGACCGGATTGCATACCTCCTCTCCCGGGAAATCGAGAGGGCGGGCTATAGAAGCCTGCCCCTGGGGGCATCCCAGGTCGTCGACTGGAGGAACCAGAAAGCACATCTTTCTCACAAGCACGTGGGGGTATTGGCAGGGCTGGGCTGGATCGGAAGGAATAATCTTCTCGTACATCCTTCTTTCGGTTCCCATCTCCGCTACAATACAGTACTCACCGATATGCCCCTCGAGGCCTCCGTGCCGCTGGACGAGGGCTGCGGAAACTGCAGGGCCTGCGCAGAGGTCTGCCCGGCGGGCGCGATAAAAGACGACCCGGTTCAATTCGACCATATGGGGTGTTATCACATGATTACGGAATTAAAAAATAAGAGAAATATCGGCCACCATATCTGCGGGATATGCGTTGAGGCTTGCAAGGGGGTAAGATGA